The Pseudobacteriovorax antillogorgiicola genome segment CTTCATTTAATATTAGGATCGCAGACTTTCGCGTGGTCGCATGCTGACCATCATTATCGATCACTAAGACATTATCAATATAGAGTTTCGAGCCGTCGTCGCTGTTCAAAATAAATTCGTACTCACCACTTTTAGGGATAAGCAACTGCGTTTTCGATTCCAGAGCAAACCATTCGATCAATGTTTCTTCCCCAGGAAACCCTGCCTCAAATGGCCTCTCAGCAATATTGTAGTCGTACAGGCAAATTTCCGTAGACGGTGTCATTGTCGAGAAGTCGGGAAGATTTTGGGTATCAACCTCAAGCTCATAGACGTTGGCTGTAATCACAGAGTTATCATCGCAAACATAGAACGGCTCGTCAGGTTTTTGATCCAAGCTTTTCTCCCGCGGAGGTTCCTCGACTGGCGGTGCTTTTTCCTCAGCTACAGGTGGTGTTTCCTGAGACGCTACAGCTCCTGATTTAAAGCTTCCCCCCGAGCAAGCCAATGGCAGGCCGGTAAGCAAAACTATCGTTCTGTGTAAGATTTTCATTCTTTGCTCCCCCCATTCGAGCGTGTTACCTACTTCTTGCACTGCAAGATTCAGATCAGATCGATCGAACAGGAATGTCAGAGAATTACTGGAATAAATAGGGCCTTTGAGTGCTCAAAAGCCAAACCGGTTTGATCGCACGCTAGAGTAATCATGCTGAAAAGCCAACAATGGCAATAGCTTCACAGTCATCAATGGTGCAACAGGTGAAGTCTGGCTAGCCTGATCAGCAGGATTTAGATAATATACCGTAATTTCATGATTTTTTTGCAATAACTAGCAACCACAGGAGTTCCCTATGAAACTCGTCTTAGCCATGATGACTCTCCTTTCCTCCTTTCTTTTCTCGACCCATGCCTTAGCTGAGGACATCAGTTTGATCCAAGGACTTTATCGCAGTCAGGATATTGATGATGGCGTTTCCTCATCAGAGATCACATTAGGCGCCCGCTATGGCTTGTTAACGGAAGACCGGAAGCAGTGGTTTGTCCAAGCATCTCTAACACAGACCTCATATAGTGGTGACAACGCCCCGGAAGGCACTCAAAGCATCAGCCTTGGTGGAGGTCGCAAGTACTTTTTTAGCCGACTACATAAACGCTTAATTCCTTACCTTTCTTGGGTTGCCTTAATCAATTCAACAGAGCCTGATGCGGTCACAGAAGTCTTTGGTATTTTCTACAGCGGGCAGTTCGGTTTAAGGCTAGCTCTGAGCAAAGCATTCCACATAGAACTAGAAAGCCAATTTTTTCAAAGTGAGCTGACATCAACAACAGAAGTCACGAATGCAGATGGAAGTAAAACCAAGACGAGTCGCACTGAGCTTTTTATCGACTCTGTGGGGAGCTTTGATAGCACCTTGGTATCGCTAGTCTATCGTTTTGATGAATAGGCCCAGACCTTGGTGTTGCAGTATTTCAATAGGCCTGTAGTCAAACCATCAGGCCACTTAAAGCAGATATCAGTTGATGACTCAAGAAACCTAGTCAGAGGCTGCAAATTTATCTCTTCTCTAATATTATGACATGCCAATAGAGATGATAAATACATCTCTACCAGGTCTTATTTACTGCATGTTTTTTTTATTCAATGAAAATAAACTGCTATCTCCTTCTTAAGTTTTTTTAAAGTTTCCTTGTCTACTAATCTGATATCCTTTCTACAAAAGGGGTTTGAGATGATACAGAAAAGACAGAAATTAAGATTCGGAGATCGGGTCCTTGTGAAATCGGGATTCTATGAAGGCGAGACTGCAATTTTGACTTATCTTTGTCCTGAGTCCGGTTGCTTTTGTGGCTACATCGATGGTGATGGTACCGAGCAGCTTCACTACTTTTACGGTGAAGAGCTAGAGGTGCTTGATCGAGGGTACTATTTTGATGTGGAGGACGAGGATGATGAGGGCTATGTGGACGAAAATGAGGCAGCGCCATACAAACCCAGTCTTGTCCCCATGTCGTAGCCCAGGTGTGGGCAAAAAATGATACAAATTGACTATTTTTCGAGGCTTTGTCCCTTGCGAAAACTGTTACTAAAGACTCAATAGCACAATGAGCCCTGGGCTTTACATGCTCCGTTCGGGTATGCTGACGACATTACCGATCGCTTCATGGGGACGACCGACTTGGAGATGAGATGAATCTAACTTTGCGACATATTCGAGCTCTTTTTTTAGCCAAAGCAACTTTAGTACTCTTCCTCCTTCTCACTGTCGTCGCGATGATTGCTTACCCTGGTGGCACCAATACCAATCCCCACATTGAAGGCTATCAGTTCTTCCAAAACTTCTTCAGCGACCTCGGGCGGGTCACAAGCTTTGATGGCGCTCCCCAATACCGTCCGATGCTTATCTTCGTTTCAGCGTTGACCCTGGCTGCCATCGGCCAAGTACTTTTTTATATGATGTTTCCAAACTTCTTTCGCGCAGGCGGTCGCACTCTAGCATTCTTTGGCAGTTTTTTTGGTGTCATGACTGGTCTTGGCTACTTAGGAATCGCATTGACACCATGGGACATGTTTGGGGCCTTGCATTTACATTTTGTTCATGTCACCTTTTTATCGTTCGAGCTTTCGGTAATCCTGTATACCATCGCGATCTTCCGCAATCCAGAGTACCCCAACCGATACGCTTGGGCCTTCATCGCCTTTTGCGGCGTGCTAACAATTTATCTTGTCATCCTCTTTTTCGGCCCCAAAGCGGATACGGAATGGGGCCTGACTGTGCAAGTCACAGCCCAAAAGATTCTCATTTACTGCCAGGCAGCCTGCGTCTCTTTCCAGGTTTACGGAGCGATCCGCATAGCCCTCAAAAATATGAACCCTAGGTCGCAAACCAATTTAATTAGCCATCATTAGTAGCCCTAAGGGCCTAAGATCTAGAGGTTAAACAGACCAGAAAAAAACTGGTCAGGTTCCTGCTCATTGTTCCGTAGAAGGCATAAATCCTGAGGACTCTCTATAGATGAACTCCTCAGCTCCGGCATTCATCATTTTGTGGGTGTATATCATGCCACCAGGAGTCGAAAAGAAACGAGTTGCTATATTTGACCACGATCCCCATGTGGTCGAGATCATCCAACAATATTGTGCCGCCTTCGGCTACGAAGGGGTCGATGACTGCCAGGATGCCTTCCCATTCTTAAGTAGCCCAGAACAGCTTGAAAAATATGATTTGTTCGTCATCGATTGGGCCTACAAAGGCTCCTTATCTCCGTCAGCAATCATTTCCCGAATCCGGCAATGCCAAGAAACTGCGCTCACGCCTATCATGATCCTCACCGGCTTGCCACTTGGTTCTGAAACCAGCCTTGCAAAGGAACACTTTTGTACCGAGTTCCTTGAGAAGCCCATGACATCTTCTGTTTTCAAAGCTCTCGCTAGAACCCTTCATAAAGAGGAACGCTGGTATCGAGAAAACTATGGGCGGGTGCTTCGCTTGATTCAAGACGAAACACTTGACGTTCGCGAACAAACCACACTGTTATTAGATCGCCTCAAAACTTCACCAAACCCCGTTCCATTCGGGGTAATGCTATCAGATGCCTTCGCCGCAGCGAACCTTAGCCGCGAAGCCGAGTCCATGCTCCTCTCCCTCATTGCACATGACAATCACAATATCTGCGCTCTCAACAGATTGGCAAAGCTCTATATTAGCATTGGCCGTCACCAAGAAGCCTACAAAGTCCTTAAAGCTGCGGATATTCTAAACCCCAAGAACCCCAAACGCTTATGTGCGCTCGGCAAGATCGAGCTAAAAAACAAAGATTGTGCGGCGGCCCAGAAAAGCTTCTCACGAGCTTTAAGCCTCGACCAACATGATAAAGCTGCAAATTTTGGCCTTCAACTAGCCAAAACTATGGAGGAGCAATCTCAGCAAAATCCAGAAATATCCCTTTCAGCCAGCTATGCTAGCCTTCTCAACACCATGGGAATCTCGATGGTTCATCAGGGCCGTCTCGATGATGCTATTGCTCATTACCAGCAAGCGCTCAATTACCTCAAGTGCTCTGTATTAAAATCCAAGGTAAGCTTCAATATTGGGCTTGGATACTTGCGTCACCATGATTTGAAGGATGCCCATCAATGGTTCCAGTTATCTCAAGAGCATGGTAAGAAAAAGTTTAACAAAGCACACCAATATGTGTTTCGACTTGAACGCTACTTCGATAAAAACCATATTGAAATCGGCAGTCGACAAATCCAACTGGAAGGTCAGAACTTTTTGGATGATGATGAGCCGCTTTACAAAGGTGGTAAGTCTTCTTAATCGAAGGTATTAAAGCCTTGCCAACGACCGTTTGTAAACCTGCCTTGCTGAAAGTTTTCACGGTACATCCCCTGAAAAAACTGATATTGTTCTCATTTTTCCGGGAACCGTTATGGCAACAAAAAAAGATATCCCTGGCCCAAAGGGGCTACCCATTCTAGGGGTTTACCCTCAATTCCGACGCAACCCCTTAAGCTTTCTACAAGAAACTGCATCGCAATACGGCCCTATGAGTCGCTTCAATCTCGCTGGGTTCGAATTTATATTGATTTCAGACGCTGAGGATATCGCCCGGGTGTATCGCCAAGACAACGACACCTTTGGCAAAAGCAAGGCTGCAAAACGACTGACACCACTGCTCGGAAATGGGCTATTGCTTTCTGAGGGTGAGTATTGGCAGCGACAACGACGGCTCGCAGCTCCTCACTTTCACAGGCGGGAATTGAGTGGAATTATCCCTATTATTGCGTCTATGACAAGAGATTACCTAAATAGCCAAGCAGTTGATGGTGAGACTGACGAACTGATGATTCCCGTAAGGCATACCCTCGCTGATCTCACTTTACATATCTTAAGTCGCTTTTTTCTTACAGGTGATGAACATGAGGCACCTACAAATATCCACGCAACCGTTAGGGCCGTTGTAGATCAGTTTGGGGAGCGAAGTTTGAAAGGTATAGTGTCGCCGTTGTGGGTGCCCACAAAAAAGAATCGCTG includes the following:
- a CDS encoding tetratricopeptide repeat protein, coding for MPPGVEKKRVAIFDHDPHVVEIIQQYCAAFGYEGVDDCQDAFPFLSSPEQLEKYDLFVIDWAYKGSLSPSAIISRIRQCQETALTPIMILTGLPLGSETSLAKEHFCTEFLEKPMTSSVFKALARTLHKEERWYRENYGRVLRLIQDETLDVREQTTLLLDRLKTSPNPVPFGVMLSDAFAAANLSREAESMLLSLIAHDNHNICALNRLAKLYISIGRHQEAYKVLKAADILNPKNPKRLCALGKIELKNKDCAAAQKSFSRALSLDQHDKAANFGLQLAKTMEEQSQQNPEISLSASYASLLNTMGISMVHQGRLDDAIAHYQQALNYLKCSVLKSKVSFNIGLGYLRHHDLKDAHQWFQLSQEHGKKKFNKAHQYVFRLERYFDKNHIEIGSRQIQLEGQNFLDDDEPLYKGGKSS
- a CDS encoding PA14 domain-containing protein: MKILHRTIVLLTGLPLACSGGSFKSGAVASQETPPVAEEKAPPVEEPPREKSLDQKPDEPFYVCDDNSVITANVYELEVDTQNLPDFSTMTPSTEICLYDYNIAERPFEAGFPGEETLIEWFALESKTQLLIPKSGEYEFILNSDDGSKLYIDNVLVIDNDGQHATTRKSAILILNEGLHQVRVDYFQGPRYLMALQVGWVKPGSTQEEWIPRDAFRAP